The Oncorhynchus masou masou isolate Uvic2021 chromosome 6, UVic_Omas_1.1, whole genome shotgun sequence genome has a window encoding:
- the LOC135542342 gene encoding cytochrome c oxidase subunit 6C-1-like translates to MSLAKPAMRGLLGKRLRFHLPIAFALSVVAAAAFKYGVTEPRKQAYADFYKHYDATKEFNNMREAGIFESVRPTGE, encoded by the exons ATGTCTCTGGCTAAGCCTGCAATGCGAGGACTCCTCGGGAAGCGTCTGAGGTTCCACCTGCCCATCGCCTTCGCTCTATCAGTGGTGGCTGCAGCAGCTTTCAAG TACGGCGTAACAGAACCAAGGAAACAGGCCTATGCCGATTTCTACAAACATTATGATGCCACAAAGGAGTTCAACAACATGAGGGAAGCTGGTATTTTTGAAAGTGTCAGGCCAACTGGTGAATAA